The DNA window cgtcctctattgcaacctgccacccttgcgccccgcctccGCCTACGATtggtcgaaaatccattcggacgccctGAATGGCAATggcgcaagggtggcacgTTGCAGTAGAGgacgtcataagaaacagcgttctggaGCCGTctatttacagtgatgcagggagagatgagcggaaccacctcagTAAACATAAACTACGACTCGAtaccgatataggtatacttcaacgaaaatccataccacgccagattcctggggtgatgtctttaattataaataggttttttttcgagctgTTTGCACTTGTCGGCTGTTGCAGGTAAAAGCTGCGCTAACACGTGCCCTGAACAAAGAACACCGTATGCTTCCATACGCAACAGATGAAATGTCGAAAAGTCGCAGAAGAACCGCACAGTTGGATTATGGTCAGCTCTCAGTCATGAAATTTTACCGTCAATTTGATTTTCATCGTATTCCTGCGTTGcagttaatttttatatttacaaCTTCAGAAGTGGAAGTTGATGAAGACGGAAATCTCATTGAAAGGTTGGAGGAGGATGAAAGTGGTTATGAAGACGACAGCGGTGATGAGGATTACAAACCAAGTGGAAAGTCTAAAGCGAAAGCAAAACCAGCTGCGAGTGCTCGTAAGTAGATTATAGTCGTAAAGAAGGACATCAGAGTATGTTAAACGGATATGTACGTTTCACGAGCGCAAGCTGAGTAGGAGAAATCTGCATGCCTACTTCCACTTTTTCACGTGGAGTTTCGTAGAAGTGGTTGATTGCCTATTAGGCAAAGCAAATTTGGTGACGTATCGTTTCGCGACAGTTCCGTCACTGTAACTGTGTATAGCTTGCGCAGAAGTCACTCTGCTcagaaataaagagaagacCCATCTTCAATGGCATATATCATTTCTCGCGCTTTCATTTCCGTTCtagagtatatatatatatatatatatatatatatatatatatatatatatatacatatgtatatatatatatatatatatatatatatatatatatatatatatatatatataacggCAAATTTTGCCTTTCTCTTATATGTCTATATCTGATCTTATCCCactgattttaaaatttatcgtAGTTGTTGTATTTGAGCACTTTCACTTCAGCAAGAGGCCGTGGTCGAGGTGCTAGCACTGGCGCTACGTCTCGAGGAGGTGCTAAAAGAGGTCGAGGCAAGTGACTCCGGTCAATGATTGCtttttatataaatatttgttaAACAAATATTAATTGTAGTTCTCATATCCTTTCTACCTCATTATGCAGATTTGCTGTCTCGATTTTTAACAGATACTTACAGCATTAGGTTGTCTCGCTTAAAcagtttgaatgttttctttctaagcaTTTGAAAAGTTCCCACTGGACCCAATACGAGGAGTTTCTTTGGCACGCGAGGTCTTATATAAGAAGGAAAACAGCAAGAGGTTAGCGAAGATAGGGTTGTTGAGTGTAGCTTTCAATGATGATGATAgggaaaattacttttttgaagaacctTAGAGACCATCCTTGAGAGGAAGGATGAGACAGACTGACTACAACGATGTACAGGATATATTGCAAGTGTTTCTTTAAGAACATTTTCGCGATTCTGTGGTGACTAGGCGCTTAGAGTCTATGAGGAAAAAGCGATATTCAGATCCCAACGTATGTTGTAAGAAAACCTCGAACTTCACGTGGAGTCCGTCCTCTTTTGTTGCTCCGCCTCCTTCATTACTCAATTTCTTCGGGAACGatgttttcaaagtttcttttGAAGGAAGCTCTTCTTTCCTGCTTTttacctttcttcttttttcttgctgtggCTAGTGATGAAGTTGAAGTGAAACACTTCAAATGCTTAAAAGAATCACcgcacaaatctggggtggtatggatttcaggtggagtattcgtatacgggatgggagactacggagagggaggtgattccgtccatttctttccaattgccgtaaaaaatggtctggaagatacagcttcaggcGTCCTGGCGGAACttcctacagggagttcgactggagcgcgccggccttgtgcggtgccgcatcttccgggccgttttttttacggcaattgggaagaaatggacggaattactctcctctccataatctactatcccttataagaatactccacctgaaatctgcaccacctcagattcgtggggtgatgcctttaataagatCTCCGCAAAGTTTTACTTCCTCACAAGTGACCTCAGCGTGATTcagagcaaagaaaaacctCGTACTTATGCATATTCCCCACTTTCTGGAATCTATTTACACATTCAGTTTGTTCACCTGATGGTCTGCTGTTCTTTTGATTTGATCTTGATCGTTATTTTCGGGTgttgctttgaaaaataaagttttatttgGTCTGTGGTCTATCATCTCTATCAGGGAGGAAAGCATTATCGAAAATCGCTTGATCTGTATAAGATATGGAGACTATAAAATCAGCTAGTTTTAGTGGTAgttatttgtctatttataGGTATCTCTAATCTTTCATGGGAGAATTATCTGTTTGCCGAgatccttccaaaaaaaagtttagtcCATTCTTCATTCAGTACTTATGTTAAGATTAcaagaagatttgaaaaaacagTAGTAAGATGGAATATACTGCTTACACTGCTCTTTCTGTTCCCCTCAACTGTTCTAAGAAGGTAAATAATGCAGATATCTCTATTTTTACCCTTGCAGtcctttgtcttcttttttggatAGAGTGAATCCGATTATATACCCCGTTCCCTTATGATGATGTTAAAAATTTTACCAATTTTTGACGAAAATCAATCCTATGAGTAtccaaagtatttttttttttcaaatcagagTGCACGAAAGGAACGCGTCGGCTGTGACATAAAAAATTCGTACGGAATACCGAAGGGTTGTGTTCTCAAAAGTGATGTTTGACTACTGCGCAGTGCTAGACTTCCGTGcacaattttttgatttatgtAGATGGTTCACGTTTAAGTTTGTTAAAGAGATTAGGTTTAGAAACTGGGTTTCAGAGTTTTAGAGGAAGAAGCGAGGAATACGACGAAATGGCAGACGGGGTCCAATCcggcagaagaaaaaaagaggtgagTGCATTACATAAAAACACAGTAGTATAGGAACACGCTAGAATGTTTTCACTTtgtctgcaaaaaaagtggCTGTGGGCATTCATttgtatgtttatttttttaaaatgtattatCTATTAATATATACGACGTTGCTGCAGCTCATATTAACGAGTTCATTTCTGAACGTTTTCTTTGCggtgaaaaaagtggtaaatTTAGTTGAATGTGTTGGTGAATTGAGCATTCTTTAGAATCGAAATTTGAATTCTAGATATTGAGAATTCCCGTAACATATTACCAGTCGTTCTAAATATAGTGCTTTTGAAACCTTTTAACTTTgatctagctttttttttgctttcgttCTTAAACAATGCATTGCCATTGCTGTTTCTGTTCCAAGCCCTTGAACATGCTCGCGTTAACCATTACTTTAAATTTCACACTTTTAGTGCATGTAcatttatctcattttttttgctctgcaAATTCTTATGGCCGCTCAAACTATGAAGACAGAATGACGAGAGTTGCTGAGCTTTGTTGGAGATCCCAGAACGCTTCATTCATCAGATACTAGGGGCAAAGCTTTTTATTACTAACGGGCGTTTATGCACAGTGTAAACTCGGTCTCTAGCTGTGCATCTTGCACACCAGGAAAGTTATAAGATTCACgaagtttttcttcgtagTGAGTCTGCATCGCAGTTCTTCGTTTCGTTCACTGCGTCATTTCTTCTGCAACGTCTGCAATAAACGAATGCAAAGGACGTGGTCATTACTTCAGCTGGAAACAGCTGTTCATTCAAAATGCAGAAGCAAGTTTGCATCTGGTTTGAATAGAATTGATAGGGAATTACTTCGAGTTACACTGAGCCTTAAGTAAATCCAACCGCACaatccatccatccatttgGTTTGCAACAGATCTTTTACTTATGTCAAATGtttatttgattaattttgattggACAGTATAACATTCTTAGAGGATAAATTCTCGAATTGtcctttttatgttttttactCTTCCACCAATGGCACAAAAGTGTGGCATTgatataaaataagtaatagtaaATTCTACAAAGTCGCGTAGGCACATTTTAAAGGGGTTTACGAATATCGTGCACTTCTTCTGCTTTAATTGCAGTAGATGTGAAGTTCATTCGAATCATTATAGCGAATTTCGATCAATCGGATGCAAATGAATGACTTCTGTAATTGGTGAAATGCGTACGATAACCCAACGATGTTCTTTGTTTCATATTCTATGCAGTTCGTGTTCGAAGGTACAATATAATTATCTAAATAGAAGATTCAGATTAATAGCGTGAACGTATCGCAGTAGGCTCAAATGaaacccttcttttttttgggaggggGATTTAAGTGGTCACTGAAGCCTTGCCGCATCGCGATCAAGGATAGCAACATAAGTTCACTCCCCATGTAGTCTCTCTTTTTTCGGGATATTGAGCACAAAATAATAAGACTAGAATAGGAATTGAGCAAACTTTCAAGCAAATCAGCGAGGAACGCATGCTGTTTTCGTTGTCCCTAtcactctcaaaaaaaattttaacacTACCTTAATGCTGTGTGGATAGCGTTGTAGTCAGCcctgaatgtgttcaaccgggtgaCTGCGAAGTGCCTTCTGCCTGGAAGTAGATTCATAATAATTGCCCGATTGCGCGGTATCGACGTCGTCTGTAATATTTCAGTGGAGTGCTATTCAGCGTCTGGAACACTATAAAGGAGTTGCTGTTTATTGCTGTTTTCCTTGGAATAACGAGGAATTGTAAGCTTATCAAATGTAACAACATATCTAGGGAAGTcactttttaaataattttttccttcgaaaatgACTCCATTTCCTTAGCTCTTGCTcatttctcgtagctgccctTTCACTTTATTGTCAATCCGTCTAGTCCCGTTTGTCTTACGACTGCAAGCATTGCTGCAGTGGATCTTTGTGAGTGCAGAGAATGACAACTAACGTCAACAAATAAAGCACAATAGAGAAGAAACCGACGTGCATAGTACTTtttaggtgattttttttctcttgaaaacgAGGAACATTTCGGAGGCTTTTTTAGTTCCAAAATACGAAAGAGATCAATTTTGTGGAGTTTTCACTCATTATTGATTATTGGTATTTATTATGGTCCGCAATTCGGTTTGCAAATGGAAATAGATAGTGCCGCTGTCAGAGTCAAAGAACATAGCAGGTTTTTATGCTCACGTCAAAACGCCGCTCTACCGGTGATCTCCATCGGCCGTCTCTTTCTATTTATCTTCCACTGTTTAACCTATTCCTCAGCCAGATATTGGATTCGAGCTAATTCCACATTATCATTAGATCTCTTGTTCCAGCTTTTCTCATGAATTTGATTTCTAGAAGTATCATTGTTGAACGTACTTTGTTGGTGTGGATTGTAGGAGAAGTGTGATGGTATATGTGACTTTAAAAGCTATCTTTTTTAAGGATTAGAAATTGCCTAAACATGCGGTGGTAAAGACCATGCCTTTTCGCCGTTTTTCACAGCTCATATCTAGCCAGGTATGCATTAATAAGTAGCAAGTCTAATTACCCGACTTGCTGCgcttttccttctcctttgACTTCGACTCTATGGCAGAACAATGATGACTTCGTTCATAACGTACTGATTGCTTTATTTCTACTATACTGCATTAACGTCTTGTTTTAAGCGAACAGGTTGCCTCAAGTACTGTAAAAGTTCTCACAGTGAGCCCATCAAGTATCGTTGATctgaaaaataacgaaaactTAAAGCCGAAACAGCGTGGTGGTAAATACTTTGGATCTGAGGCAAGgataagaactttttttcgtgACTGCGCCAAACTTCTCTTTCAGAGACAATGAACATAGTTGAATAATTATTAGCTAGCTATGCGAGAATGCGCGACCAAAATCACTCTGCACAAATATTACAGTATTACTGAGCTAAGATCCCATCTCCATCTTCTCGTCCATACAGATAAACTTAACGTAGAATGATATGATCATTATCGGGTTGAGGAAAAGATTTACAATCACATTGTGCTCCCTGCTAATTACCATTTAAACAGCTGTATGGATGTATATCTCGTTTCTGAAAGCGGGTTCCAAAGCGAGGTATAAAGGTATAGCGAGGTGAGGTGTGGATACAACACTACGGTTCCACGGTTGCATCGAACCCATAGGAGGAGTTTCCACCACTTCTTATCTTTGACACTTCGCACTACCAGTGCATCACTAACCCAACTGGTCTCACTTTCTAGCACAGGCCATACTCTGACGACGTTGGACCTCATTTGTTTCACTGCATCAGGATAGTGTGCTGATTAAACGTCTCAATTTTCTGGAACCGGCACACTTATCCGATATCGCGAGTCTCTTCTTACTGTTTTCTGAAGCCAAAGGTGATTATTGTATTCATTGCATTGGTGTCATATGTGAAAACCCCCAAGTGGCAAGGTTTTACTGTACCTAGAGTAAAAacacgctcaaaaaaaaaaaaaactcggtgATGGTAGCAATATTTCGAAGTAAAAAGTGCATATGACCATAGtcaggttaaaacgacatgaagcacggtgcagttgcgtaagcggttgcggtcgaagcgatgcggtggagatagcagttggaatcgaggtgggatcactgcgaactgcagcagcgAACGGTGGTAGcgagggtcctcactcgattctaaccgctactccccaccgcaccgcttcgagcgtaaccggttacgcagctgcacctcCCTTCATGCTGTTTTGACTGTACTATACATGTAACATGCAAACtaccctaaaatcccatagataagagcggtttaatttaccggtgaaaaatgaattggaatgaaattgaaattgaatgcagTCACCTCTCTGACTTGAtggatggataaataaaaatcggtGAAGAAGTTTAGAAGAAGCTCCGCCCCTCAACTCTAAACCCCGCCCACTTAATAAACGattcatatagaaaaatagcgaTTTTAACGGAATTTCTGCCGGAATCTCTCTAGAAATGCCGGAATTTGATCTCTGGATAGAACTTGAAGAGCCCATTCGATCAGTAAAattccatagataagagcggcTTAATTTACcggtaaaaaatgattttgaaaaaatatttttaaaattttatttgtatattaaaCAACAAGGACTCCAACATACCTAAACATAACACtaaacttttccaatttctacttcgtcatcatcgtttatattcatcatggcaaaatcgtttttgagattttccaaaTCACACAATGCTTTTTCAAAGCTATGTTGAATAACATCAGATGAAATGGATTGGAAACTTTCGCTAACTAAAAATGCAGCTTCTTCGTAGCTCATCCTTCTCcttattccactttttgtgTAAGTTGCTTTAGCTTCATCTCTCATCCATTTTTCCCAGCCAGCTTTCAAGTGGTCTTTAAACGGTTTGTTGATGCCGACGTCTAAGGGTTGCAATATTTTAGTCAATCCTCCTGGTATTACGGCAATTTTGCTATATTGTTGACAAAATAGTTTCACTTCATCAGTTACGTGGCAACGAGcagaatcaaatatcagcaaaGATCAGGGTCggaattgtgattttctcttttgtccCATACTTCACAATCCATTCTTTCATCAATTCCTGATTCATCCAaccttttccatttgttttcacaataaaattagatttctcaTGGCCGGTAGAATCAATTTTAATGTTCTCTCGTCCCTTCACATTAACTGTCCGTTCATAGATGATATCAAAGGGAACTGGTACTTCATCAATATTTCCCAAATTGAAAGGGGATACGTTTAAGGCTTCAGCTGCAATGAACTTTTGAAAATCCGAGCATTTTTGTAGATGGTCAGAGGGTAATGGTTGACCGacacttgttcttcttcgtacAGAGAGCTTTTTTCGTGTCATAAACAGGATGCACCAATGCGcagatgctttaaaattttggtgaCCATGCTCTTCTGCTAATTCCTTTGCTTTggtccttatttctttcaccgtgacagctctattttcttctcgttttttgacAACCCAGTTGTAGATGgcatcttcaacttcttcaacgCTTTGTTTTTTGTATCGTCGGGCTCTCTTCGTTGCTGGCATCTCTTGAAGATTTTGTCGATCAACAACCCACTTTCTTATCATTGCTTCAGTGACTTCAAAATGACTAGCCGCTGCCAAGGTTAAATGCAAATCACGATAATTGACGGCGTCTAGCTTGAAAGCTGCTGTATACGATTTACGACGTTTCATAGCAGGTGATACAGGATAGAAAGAGTATAGAAAACAGTAAGAATAAAGGTAGAGTTGTAGGCTATTATTGCGATAATCATGAGCACACAACgccaaaaaaaacgtatacaaacgtcaattttcattttctagcacaaaccgctcttatctatggaccgctcttatctatgggattttagggtaTCTGTAAGTGGCTGTTTGCAAAGTTTTATCGAAACTTGTGCGCCCTCTGAGATTCGTGTGCGGAACATTTGTATGCATGTTTACAtaaacatatacatatacatatacatatacgtaCATAATTCTACACATacaaacatacatatatattctGTTTTATTATGCTAACTATTGGTATAATGCGAGGAAAAACAGTTGCTGCAATTTTAAATATGCGACTATTAAAATGGTTTTCTTTGTTCCATTAGAATCCAGAGAAACTTTCGAAACGCTTTGAATTCAGAAGTAAAACAGAAATTTGATATGTTTTTAAGAGCTTCTGAGTCTAGAATCCAGTAAGACATGTGCACTAATCTCGAACTAAGCACTCTGTGTTGCGCATATGTTCGTCCGCAGATCCTTGCCGAATTCCAAGATCGTTAATCGACAATTAGGCTCGCGATAGGTAAATGCTTGCAGTCTACTGGGTGAAGTGTTTTTAAAGCGTCCGTTATTTACATTCTCTACAATCTGTCAGGTGGCACGTCAAGTTTTATGTCATCACATCTCATTCTCGCTTTTCATTGAGAATTCTCGTTCAGCAtcagaacattttcagcaaaatttgGCATCTTGTAATTGCAAATGCCCATTTGACTCTCAAAATGCTGCTTTCAAAAAGGTGGAAATTGTAGCACTTTTGTATGCCTAAAAGATCCAATCATATCATGCAAGGGGTTTCCGGTAAGATTCTCAATTTCTTGGCTTCACGGTCCGTATCAAACAAGAGCTATCTCTCAGTCATTGCTCCGTCAAAAAGGTAAGTAAACATGATCCGGGTAgatcatttttgttctttgcttttcattATCGGATGATATCTCGAGGCTCTTCAAATGCGTGGCTTAAATGACTACTCTATgctcaaatttttattatttatgctCTTCTCGGGAAATTTCGGAAGTTCCGAaagagagatgtcttctgcaTATTTCTTGcttccttgctttttttttgttcgttaggatgtttttgtaaaaaaacaatactgcGAGCTTCAACGTTTATTTCTCATGGGAGGACCACGAGATATAAACATAGAAGCATTTCGTACGCATAGTGTGCACTAAAGCCCATTGATATATTGACTGAAGAAATAACAAAGGTAGAATTAGAATAGTAGGATAATATCCTTAAAGGttgcataccacaaatctgacgtggtgagagaatccgcgggagaacctagagatggggttgtagactgCGATACCCGGGGtggttcatctcttcctaatcgtagtaaaaaaacggcgtgggaaacgcttcagttcctacgacgtacgttagaacgcgccaccgcCACATGTACATGTTCCAGTCCCCCCAGCAACTTATttgttggttttacttgaatggtCTACTGAGAAGACATAACCGATCTCCGGCTGCTCGATCATGGACGCCTGCACAACCGTGGCGCGTTACAACtgtaatcgtcgtaaaaaggcgtcttccacgccgtttttttttttttgaacgaagattagggagagatgagcggtaCCACACCGGACCTCGCGATCTTCTCTTCTTCGATAACTTAAAACTGAGGGTTTGCGACTCAAATAGTTTGGGCATAGTTATGAGTTTTAACGTTCTTTGCACAGTTTCTTAGCGAAATTGAGAATTTCTTGGTGCCAGTACTGGGCAAGATGGCACTTATTATCCTCAAGAATGTAAATATTCTATGTAAGATTTCTGAcgtaacgattttttttggaaacttaAAGGTATCTGGTTTCTTGCAGAAAAttgttgaacagaaaaaaatgttgcccATACTAGTGTCTTTTTTGAACCAAATAGAGCTGAATTGCGAGTAGTCTCAGGTTTACCCAAAGGAAACTGTTCTTATAGGTTCTTTCCCTCCAGGAAAGAACCTATAAGAACTTATCTGCTACTAATGACTTCCGTTCGTAACGTTCTTTGATGTATAAAATTGTCCCACAGGTAGTTCCTTAGCGCTATCCGGACACCATTACCTAAGGATACTGCATAATGTGTAGACCTTAGTCGCCTGTGGCAATGCGGTGGTTCATCAGCTCCACTAGTCGATAAGACTGATCAGTTTGTGCTCCTGTTTAGAATTCTTGCGTGGTTTCTTCAAGGATTTTGAGGCTTGGCGAGGATTTAGGAGGAATTTTAATGGGATACTTACTGAATACTGATACTTACTTTACTGAACATACGAAGCCTTGAACCATTTTCGGATCATTGGTGAAGATCAGGTTGTTGAAACGTCAGGCCGCTAACAAAGCTTcaccagaagaagaaaacttaaGAGACACAACATAATAAGAAGTTGTTTCTGTGAACAATAAGGACATGCCCTCACATTATTCCACGCTCTTTCTCTGCAGTCGAAAGAttctttttcggaaaattttcgGAATTAATGAAGTCAAAAGCAAGCTACGGTGGTGATGCCTATGTGCCGATAGTTTGTAgatattttttcctgcttcATGCAAAATCGATAGAATGGGGCATTGCTAACTATCGCGACGTAGTATTTGCACAGACAATGTACTATTCATGTAGAAATCAACGGGTTTTCTTAGctcaatgaaaaagaaaaacaggccGCTTTCGCTTTCAAGAATTTCTTGAACTACCAAGCAACGAGGGTACCACTGACCTACAGTTTTCACATTCTCAGGAATTGGGACTCGTCTTCCAGGATTTGCGTCGGTTTTACGCCGCTACGGCGGATTTGTTGCAAAACACCAACTGTCTTATTTGCGTGTGACACGAGGGAAAAGATGAAGAGGATCAGAGAAGTAATGAGAGTTTGACAATCCGCACTATCATTTCTCTAGGATCTGCGCCTAGTCGACCCTTACTCAACTGATCACATTCAGCACCTTTGCGAAATTCGAAAGTTGAATGGACCTTTGATGAGTGCAAACTCTTTTGGAGCCAGTTGTGCGAGGTGCAAGCGCAAGGCTCCCGAAAAAGACGGTTTTTTCCATAAAGTGCATTTCATCTGATAGATGATCCGGAGCATTTGAGTTTTCTCTCATCGCAGATGAATGACATCGTTGTTTTCGTGGTTCTCCTCTCGCTCCCACTCACAATGTGAACTCCACCAGTTGTTCGCTGCAAGATAGTCTGAACTCATCCAGCTTCTATCCAACTCTTGTGTTCTTCAAGTCTCATGTTCTAACGACTTCGTCATGTTGGTCGTAGCAGAAAAGGTTGAATTCATTAGCCTCCTTTTTTTGATGATAGGTTCTATGTTCTCAACCTCGTTCAATATGTGTGCGTTTTCCTTCGCTTATGCTTAAAAGTTCATAACAGTCTTTTATTTGGAAATTACATTCCCGATAATCAAGCTCCCTAACTTCTGTGATGTACCTGTCTACAAAGTAAAGTTGGATTTTTGTGTCAAGGGACTTTTTCTGCACCTCTAGTGCTTCTGATCTATCGTCACTTTGAGGCGATTAAAAATATCAGTGATTCAAGCTCTACTTTCTCTAAATCAACAGTTGCATGTAATCTAGCACTGAAATCATCCAGAGAAAAGCGACTTTTGTCTCAATATGCACCAGGTGTTTTATATCCTGTAtttaaaaacagttttttgagCTGATATTTGTTGGAAAGCATCCGTTGAGAACACTACCCTCAATGACTCACATGCAAAAACCCCGTGAAATCCAGTTTATCCGATTCAAGATCCCCACAGGATCAGCTGGAAAGTGCTGCTGTTCGCGGTCTCGTCACTCATGTTTCAACAATGATGCAAcgtttccgcaaaaaaaaaacatccaaaaaCGTTGatctgtaagaaaaaaaaaatcaagaggcAGCTAAAGGAACATCAGGAGTAGTAGCAGATATGTGCactaaaaagaggaaaacatgCGAAGTATGAAAAAAGGCTTTGGTAGAATAAAGTTTAGAAGAAGAATTGGAAGCAGTATGCATTATGCATTATGCAAAATAGCTTTTCTAGTTTAAAATTTAGACTTTTATCGTGTGCACCTTCTTAGAAGAACTTCAACGCTAAatggtgctttttttctgttttagcCCTGtgtacatatattttttttaaaacgacaCGGCTCGGCTtggaattaaataataaataattgataaatagtaattaaataaataatcatatcGATAGATGggtaagtgaataaataataaagctGACTATTCACCAGTTGGTTGCAGTAGTAGCTACCTCACTCCGGCCCCGAAAGTGCTTGTTTATGCAGAATACTCCGTCGTAGCATCTTCTCTGTCATATTGCCTGAGTGACTGCGAATAATTCGCCATTCCTTTgtggttttcaatttttttcatggtgTATTCAACTCTGCTTAGGAGCCTGCTTTTTCTCGTGGTACGTACTGTCACGAACTGCCTTTCGCTCCTTTACATCTTGAccgcatgttttttttttcttggaagcgGCGAAAATGCTTACAATATATTTCACTTCTCCCCAGATTGTCAAGGGTTTAAAATCCGTGGAAGTTGCTTCCTGCAACGGGCCCTTCGACTTCTGCTTGATAGATTGGCAGTCATTGCTTCGCTTGTGGACTATATAACGAATTAGTGGAGGTCAGATATTTACGAGTCTGATTACTTCCTGCCCGTGGAGGCCCTGCTTCTTAAACGAAATTAAACGATTTGGCCACATACGTGCTATACGTAATATTGCAGAAGGCGCTGTCGTTCAGCACACTGCCAAAGATCATAAACGGATATACCT is part of the Necator americanus strain Aroian chromosome V, whole genome shotgun sequence genome and encodes:
- a CDS encoding hypothetical protein (NECATOR_CHRV.G19806.T1), with translation MKRRKSYTAAFKLDAVNYRDLHLTLAAASHFEVTEAMIRKWVVDRQNLQEMPATKRARRYKKQSVEEVEDAIYNWVVKKREENRAVTVKEIRTKAKELAEEHGHQNFKASAHWCILFMTRKKLSVRRRTSVGQPLPSDHLQKCSDFQKFIAAEALNVSPFNLGNIDEVPVPFDIIYERTVNVKGRENIKIDSTGHEKSNFIVKTNGKGWMNQELMKEWIVKYGTKEKITIPTLIFADI